A stretch of Fulvia fulva chromosome 4, complete sequence DNA encodes these proteins:
- a CDS encoding Cell wall mannoprotein PIR1 gives MKVAAAVVAFAGLAAAQAGVSQINDGQIQAATSTSAAAVTQIGDGQIQAATSAAAVTQIGDGQIQAPTGKPVTQIGDGQIQAPTGKPVTQIGDGQIQAPTGKPVTQIGDGQIQAPTGSPVTQIGDGQIQAPTGSPVTQIGDGQIQAPTGKPVTQIGDGQIQAPTNGTSKPMPSVEPYMGAGTQVAATGFLAVLGAMAAFVL, from the exons ATGAAGGTCGCCGCCGCAGTTGTCGCTTTCGCTGGTCTCGCCGCCGCTCAGGCTGGTGTTTCCCAGATCA ACGACGGCCAGATCCAGGCTGCCACCAGCACATCCGCCGCCGCAGTCACTCAGATCGGTGACGGTCAGATCCAGGCCGCTACCTCCGCCGCCGCAGTCACTCAGATCGGTGACGGTCAGATCCAGGCCCCAACCGGAAAGCCAGTCACTCAGATCGGTGACGGTCAGATCCAGGCCCCAACCGGAAAGCCAGTCACTCAGATCGGTGACGGTCAGATCCAGGCCCCAACCGGAAAGCCAGTCACTCAGATCGGCGACGGTCAGATCCAGGCCCCAACTGGCTCCCCAGTGACCCAGATTGGTGATGGCCAGATCCAGGCACCAACTGGCTCTCCAGTGACCCAGATCGGTGACGGTCAGATCCAGGCCCCAACCGGAAAGCCAGTCACTCAGATCGGTGACGGCCAGATTCAGGCACCAACCAATGGCACCTCCAAGCCAATGCCATCTGTCGAGCCATACATGGGCGCTGGTACTCAGGTCGCCGCCACTGGCTTCCTCGCTGTCCTCGGTGCCATGGCTGCTTTCGTCTTGTAA
- a CDS encoding UBX domain-containing protein 5 produces MDEQITTFVAFTGASTEQAQRYLQLADGNVEAAAGLFFENPDLGNASAAPAPSAPSASNREPPITIDSDDDLDLDADDVQETGSRPAQRGGPSVEDDEAMARRLQQEMYGGGGSGGAGGAGLDEDEVRAPMARTTETLVGPGSYDFRSDPGEMNAAIAQQMFNRQNRQNIARGGGQAGIFNQRSSAAIWNGDDPGDAEAHRQTLHRATNGASSASSKANHLAELFRPPFDLIAGFSFSDARDEGKENEKWIMVNVQDPSIFDCQVLNRDLWKDDRIRETIKEHFLFLQYNKDDPRGQEYVQYYFANMRDSDDAYPHIAIIDPRTGEQVKTWSGSPSPKPSDFLMDLHEFLDRYSLKMEKKNPVQKQRKESKKDVAAMSEEEMLEMAMQASMANGPSAAPKEDDPDALTKSVEFSGKGKAPAGTEDAMDVEPSAAVNPEKKDTPFSRISSTNAHEEPASDPVTTTRIQFRHPGGRIVRRFNVTDPVRRLYEWLKVSPFEGHEGEDFQLIAMGKNLIESLDATIADANLKQGTVMVEFIDDE; encoded by the coding sequence ATGGACGAACAGATCACCACCTTCGTCGCATTCACAGGCGCATCGACAGAGCAAGCACAGCGATATCTGCAACTCGCAGACGGCAACGTAGAGGCTGCTGCTGGTCTCTTCTTTGAGAACCCCGACCTTGGCAACGCATCTGCCGCCCCAGCACCTTCCGCGCCTTCAGCTTCGAATCGCGAGCCACCCATCACTATCGATAGCGACGATGATCTGGATTTGGATGCCGATGACGTGCAAGAGACGGGCAGTAGACCTGCACAGCGAGGCGGACCATCAGTGGAGGATGACGAGGCCATGGCTAGACGCCTACAGCAAGAGATGTACGGTGGCGGTGGCAGCGGAGGTGCAGGCGGTGCCGGACTCGATGAGGATGAGGTCAGAGCACCGATGGCACGCACAACAGAGACACTCGTCGGCCCTGGAAGCTACGACTTCAGAAGCGATCCTGGTGAGATGAATGCTGCGATAGCGCAGCAGATGTTCAATCGTCAGAATCGTCAGAACATTGCACGTGGTGGTGGGCAAGCGGGCATCTTCAATCAGCGCTCGTCGGCAGCAATCTGGAACGGTGACGACCCCGGCGATGCAGAAGCTCACCGACAAACTCTTCACCGGGCGACTAATGGTGCCTCCAGTGCATCAAGCAAAGCAAACCACCTCGCAGAGCTGTTCAGACCCCCCTTCGATCTGATCGCCGGCTTCTCCTTCTCCGACGCGAGAGATGAAGGCAAGGAGAACGAGAAGTGGATAATGGTCAATGTGCAAGATCCGTCAATTTTCGACTGCCAGGTGCTCAACCGCGATCTCTGGAAAGACGACAGAATCCGCGAGACGATCAAGGAGCACTTTCTATTCCTGCAGTACAACAAGGATGACCCGCGTGGACAAGAGTACGTGCAGTACTACTTCGCTAACATGCGAGACTCTGACGATGCATACCCGCATATCGCAATTATCGATCCACGCACAGGTGAGCAGGTCAAGACTTGGAGTGGTAGCCCCAGTCCCAAGCCATCCGACTTCCTGATGGATCTCCACGAATTCCTCGACCGATACAGCTTGAAGATGGAGAAGAAGAACCCGGTGCAGAAGCAGAGAaaggagagcaagaaggatGTGGCCGCCATGAGCGAGGAAGAGATGCTTGAGATGGCTATGCAGGCCAGCATGGCGAATGGACCCAGCGCGGCACCGAAGGAGGACGACCCCGACGCTCTGACTAAGAGTGTTGAGTTCAGTGGAAAGGGCAAGGCACCAGCTGGGACAGAAGACGCTATGGACGTTGAGCCAAGTGCAGCTGTCAACCCAGAGAAGAAGGACACGCCTTTCTCACGCATCTCCTCTACGAACGCACACGAAGAACCCGCCAGCGACCCAGTAACGACCACGAGGATCCAGTTCCGGCACCCTGGCGGCCGTATCGTGCGACGTTTCAACGTGACAGACCCTGTGCGCCGTCTATACGAGTGGCTCAAGGTCTCGCCGTTTGAAGGTCACGAAGGCGAAGACTTCCAGCTCATCGCAATGGGGAAGAACCTCATCGAATCGCTGGACGCAACAATCGCCGACGCAAACCTCAAGCAAGGAACAGTCATGGTGGAGTTCATCGACGATGAGTAG